From one Lolium rigidum isolate FL_2022 chromosome 4, APGP_CSIRO_Lrig_0.1, whole genome shotgun sequence genomic stretch:
- the LOC124707576 gene encoding delta-1-pyrroline-5-carboxylate synthase 1-like — protein sequence MAPADPNRSFIKDVKRIIIKVGTAVITRNDGRLALGRIGALCEQVKDLNAQGYEVIMVTSGAVGVGRQRLRYRKLVNSSFADLQKPQNELDGKACAAVGQSGLMALYDMLFTQLDVSSSQLLVTDSDFENSNFRERLRETVESLLELRVIPIFNENDAISTRKAPYEDSSGIFWDNDSLAGLLALELKADLLLLLSDVDGLYSGPPSEASSKIIHTYIKEKHYHEITFGDKSRVGRGGMTAKVQAAVWASTGGVPVVITSGCASQSIVKVLQGEKIGTLFHKNASLWEPSKDASVREMAVSARDCSRRLQNLSSEERKKILLDVADALEANEDLIRSENEADVAVAHEAGYESSLVARLTLKPGKIASLAKSVRTLANMKDPINEILKRTEVADGLVLEKTSCPLGVLLIVFESRPDALVQIASLAIRSGNGLLLKGGKEAMRSNAILHKVITNAIPHNVGEKLIGLVTTRDEIADLLKLDDVIDLVIPRGSNKLVAQIKATTKIPVLGHADGVCHVYIDKSADMDMAKRIVMDAKIDYPAACNAMETLLVHKDLAETPELNDVLAALKTEGVNIYGGPVAHKILGFPKADTLHLEYSSMACTVEFVDDVQSAIDHIHRYGSAHTDCVVTTDDKVAETFLRQVDSAAVVYNASTRFSDGARFGLGAEVGISTGRIHARGPVGVEGLLTTRWLLRGKGQVVNGDKDVAYTHKSLPLQ from the exons ATGGCGCCCGCCGACCCCAACCGGAGCTTCATCAAGGACGTCAAGCGCATCATCATCAAG GTGGGCACTGCCGTTATCACCAGAAATGATGGGAGATTGGCTTTGGGAAGGATCGGAGCCCTGTGCGAGCAG GTGAAGGATCTGAATGCTCAAGGATACGAGGTGATTATGGTCACCTCGGGCGCTGTTGGCGTGGGGCGACAGCGGCTCAGGTACCGGAAGCTTGTCAACAGCAGCTTCGCTGATCTGCAAAAGCCGCAGAATGAGCTGGATGGGAAGGCTTGCGCTGCTGTTGGTCAGAGCGGGCTCATGGCGCTCTACGATATGCTGTTTACCCAA CTTGATGTATCATCGTCCCAACTTCTTGTGACAGACAGTGATTTCGAGAATTCGAACTTCCGGGAGCGACTCCGTGAAACTGTTGAGTCATTGTTGGAGCTTAGAGTTATTCCAATATTTAATGAAAATGATGCCATCAGCACGAGAAAGGCTCCATATgag GATTCATCTGGTATATTCTGGGATAATGACAGTTTGGCAGGTCTACTGGCATTGGAACTGAAAGCTGATCTCCTTCTTCTACTTAGTGATGTGGATGGCCTGTACAGTGGTCCACCAAGTGAAGCTTCGTCAAAGATAATACATACTTATATCAAAGAAAAACATTATCATGAAATTACTTTCGGAGACAAGTCTCGTGTTGGTAGGGGTGGCATGACAGCTAAAGTCCAAGCTGCTGTCTGGGCTTCAACAGGTGGTGTACCTGTTGTTATTACAAG TGGATGCGCATCTCAGAGCATTGTTAAAGTTCTCCAAGGGGAAAAAATTGGTACTCTTTTTCATAAGAATGCAAGTTTATGGGAACCATCCAAGGACGCTAGTGTCCGCGAAATGGCTGTTTCTGCAAGAGATTGCTCGAGGCGTCTACAG AATTTGTCATCAGAGGAGCGCAAGAAAATACTATTAGATGTTGCGGATGCTTTAGAGGCAAACGAGGATCTAATTAGATCCGAGAATGAAGCTGATGTAGCTGTGGCACATGAGGCTGGATATGAGAGTTCTTTGGTTGCTAGATTGACTCTAAAACCAGGAAAG ATAGCAAGCCTTGCCAAATCTGTTCGCACTCTTGCGAATATGAAAGACCCTATTAACGAGATACTGAAAAGAACAGAG GTTGCGGATGGTTTAGTTCTTGAGAAAACATCATGTCCTTTGGGTGTTCTCTTGATTGTTTTTGAGTCCCGACCTGATGCCTTGGTCCAG ATTGCGTCTTTAGCCATTCGAAGTGGTAATGGTCTTCTCCTAAAAGGTGGAAAGGAAGCGATGAGATCAAATGCCATATTGCATAAG GTTATAACCAATGCTATCCCTCACAACGTTGGTGAAAAACTTATTGGCCTTGTTACAACTAGAGATGAAATTGCAGATTTGCTAAAG CTTGATGATGTCATTGATCTTGtcattccaagagggagtaataagCTGGTTGCTCAAATCAAGGCAACGACTAAGATtcctgttcttggtcatgctg ATGGTGTTTGTCATGTATATATTGACAAATCAGCAGACATGGATATGGCAAAGCGCATTGTGATGGATGCAAAGATTGATTACCCAGCAGCCTGCAATGCAATG GAAACATTACTTGTTCATAAAGATCTCGCCGAGACTCCAGAACTTAATGATGTACTGGCAGCGCTCAAAACAGaag GAGTTAATATTTATGGGGGGCCTGTTGCGCATAAAATATTGGGCTTCCCGAAAGCAGATACATTACATCTGGAGTACAGTTCTATGGCTTGCACAgttgagtttgttgatgatgtacAATCAGCAATTGACCATATACATCGCTATGGAAG TGCACATACAGATTGTGTGGTTACTACAGATGATAAAGTGGCAGAGACCTTTTTGCGTCAAGTTGACAG TGCTGCCGTAGTATACAATGCAAGTACAAGATTCTCCGACGGGGCTCGTTTTGGACTGGGTGCTGAG GTTGGCATAAGTACTGGGCGTATACATGCACGTGGACCTGTGGGTGTTGAAGGTCTCTTAACTACACGATG GCTCTTACGAGGGAAAGGGCAAGTGGTGAATGGTGACAAGGATGTCGCATACACCCATAAGAGTCTTCCTTTGCAATGA